In the Aristaeella hokkaidonensis genome, GAGGAAAAAGGAACAACCGGTGTAAATGCGCCGGCGAATCTATACGGTTATAAATTCTTCCAGAATTCTGTGGGCTGGGGCGCTGACGTACGGGTGCTGAAAAACGGACAGGAACTGCAGAAGGAGGGACTTTGCGTCGGCGAGTTCTTCGCAATCTCAGACAAGCCGGAGCTGGTGATCTATTTTCCAGCATTTTATCCTGATTATTCAGGAGAACCGAAACAGAGTGATCCGTCTTTGCCGGTGAAGGATCCGGCGTACCTGTACCAGGTCTATTACCAGGGTCAGATTCTCGGCATGAATGTACTGAAAGCCGGGGAAGAACTGACAATTGACGAGTATACGGTGCTGTTTGAAAATCCAAGGAACTATACGCTGCTGGCAGTTAAACGCGATGTTTTTACCTGGCTGGTGCTGCTGGGGGGCCTGGTTACACTGGCCGGCCTGGTGATGGCTTTCTGGCTGCAGCCGAGGGCTGTCTGCGCGGTGAAAGAAGGGGAAAACTGGCATGTGTTTGGCCGATGTCAAAAGGGAGGAGTCCTTTTCCGGGAGGAATTCCTGAAGGCGGCCGCGGAGACCGGATTTACCCCTTGCAAATCCTCAGATATTGAAGGAGATGATGCATGATGCTTCAGGCGGAAAACACGCTGTTCACAATTGTTGTGATTGGTTATTTTATCCTTACGGCCCTGAACTTCGCTTTTGTGATCCTGAAGAAGGACGCGCTGGCCAAAGTTGCATTCGGGATTCAGACGGGGATTTTCCTGCTGCATACTGCTGCGCTTGTGCTGCGGGGAATCGGCGCGGGGCACTGGCCGATGACGAACCAGTATGAGTTTGCCACCAGCTTTGCCTGGGCGCTTTGCCTGGTCAGCCTGGTTTTTATCCGGAAGTATCGCTTTCCGGTGCTGGGGGCTTTTTCTTCGCCGCTGATCCTGCTGATGATTGGCTATGCAGCCATGCAAAGCAGGGAAGTGAAGGAACTGATGCCTTCACTGCGTTCCAGCTGGCTGGCTTTTCATGTTTCCACGGCGATCATCGCATATGGATCTTTCGGGGTTGCCTTTGTCCTTTCCCTGATCTTCCTCTTCCGGGGAAGAATCAAGGGAGAAGGGTTCTGGGGACAGCACATTCCGCAGCCGGAAAAGCTGGATATGATCAGCTACCGGAGCGTATGCCTGGGAATGCTGTTTCTGACACTTACGATTCTGACCGGAGCAATCTGGGCTGAACAGGCCTGGGGCAGTTACTGGTCCTGGGATCCGAAGGAAACCTGGTCACTGGTGACCTGGATTATTTACGCGATTTACCTTCACCTGCGGATACGCAGAGGCTGGAGAGGGAAGGCCGCAGCCTGGTTTGCCGTGATCGGCTTTATCTGTGTGATATTTACCTATATCGGTGTGAATACGTTCCTGCCGGGTATTCATAGTTATGCATAATAAGGAGGAAAACCTGTGAGTTTCCAGACTATTGAGATCACGGCGGAGATGCCGGAGATCCGCCTGATGGGGCGGATGGACAAAACACACAAGCCGCTGGCACTGGACTGGACCGGGAGCGGGATAGAATTCCGCTTCCGCGGAACGGACGCCTGGGCAAAGCTGGAGGCGCCGGTTGCGTCCCCGATCATGTGGATGATTGTGCTGGCGGACGGGCAGCCGATTACCCGCTTCCCGGTGGAACCGGGGATCCGGATGTATCCGCTGCTGCTGGGCCTGGAGGCGGAACAGGAACGGACGGTTACCCTGATGAAAGAAACCCAGTGCATGCCGGATCAGCCGGCGGCAACCGTGCTGCTTCACAGCCTGCGTATCGACGGGGAGTTGCTGGAACTGCCGGCGAAGAAACACAGGAT is a window encoding:
- the ccsB gene encoding c-type cytochrome biogenesis protein CcsB, whose product is MMLQAENTLFTIVVIGYFILTALNFAFVILKKDALAKVAFGIQTGIFLLHTAALVLRGIGAGHWPMTNQYEFATSFAWALCLVSLVFIRKYRFPVLGAFSSPLILLMIGYAAMQSREVKELMPSLRSSWLAFHVSTAIIAYGSFGVAFVLSLIFLFRGRIKGEGFWGQHIPQPEKLDMISYRSVCLGMLFLTLTILTGAIWAEQAWGSYWSWDPKETWSLVTWIIYAIYLHLRIRRGWRGKAAAWFAVIGFICVIFTYIGVNTFLPGIHSYA